The Pochonia chlamydosporia 170 chromosome 3, whole genome shotgun sequence genome contains the following window.
ATACATCGGCATCAATTGTTTGCCTACATGTGTACAGAGTACGTCGGCATCAAATTTATCAAGACGATGTTTGCCTAATCGTATTCACAATCACGTCCAATACAGACTGAAACACGAGACCTTGTCTGTGCACTGGCAACGGTCGAACGGGGATCAATGCCGCTCGCTGCCGCTTCAGAAACATAAAGTCACATTGTCATGATATAAAATGCAACCAAATGAGGCTATGCTCTATTGTCCCCCAGCAACTACCAAGGTACTGTGGCTACCATCTTTGCACTCAgtcatgctcatgctcatgcttatgctcatgctcatgcccGCAAACCGCCAAGGCAGATGAGACAGCTTCCCCATCGGGCTACTCGAAACTTTCAATCAATTTTGATTGCAACGGCAGATCCCCCGATGCTACGCAGACGTTACTATAAGTCACATACTGAACAGACCTTGGTGCTTTATTTTTTAATCGACTTCCTTTTGCAAGTTAGTCCTCTCTCATACAAAAATCCCACTGTGCCTTGATCCGTGATGCGTGCTCGGTCGTGTCGAATCACGAAGCGACTGGAATGCCAATGACCCTGATTCTGGAACATTGTCCCTACTTTCAatgcttgacgatggcggAGTTCAACCAAAATGATCAATGCCCagatgtcatgtctggttcatgTTGCGTTTGCTGTCTGGCCTGATCTGGCACAGCAGCTGACTGCCAGCTGGTTTTTGTCACTCCGGTCCTTTTTGTCACTCGTTTTGACGAGAAAgttcttgaacttgacgaATTGCCTCCAGTCTCTCCTTTCTCTCTCCTTTCCCTTCCTTGACTAAAGTAACATGCCCAGTTTCTCCTAACCTGCTTCCATCATGCCCGCATTCAGCATCACACGAAAGCAACGCTTGATTGCTACTATTGCCATTTCTGCTGCTTTTTTTGTCGCAGAGTTGATTGGTGCGTCAGATATTACGTTGACTAGATGAACCAGACTATTTCTGAGCTTTACCACTGATATCCGGATTTTAACAGCTGGCTGTTACACTCATTCATTGGCCCTCATTGCCGATGCGTTTCATTATGTATGGCCCTTACATGGGTGGAATATATCCAAATGACTAATGGAATGATAGTTGAGCGACCTCGTTGGATTTGTTGTTGCTCTTGTGGCTCTCATGGTTCGCACCCAACATAATTTCTTGCCCGATGAATACAATCTAATGGATCTACGCTACAGGTATCGGAACgatctcaaccaccacccaaagAATACACATTCGGCTGGCAGAGAGCAACCCTCCTTGGCGCATTCTTCAACGGCGTTTTCCTCTTTGCTCTTGGTGTTAGCATCCTTGTCCAAGCTATCGAGAGATTCACGCACACGATCAGTACGTCTTTTTTCAGCGTGATTGTGTGATCAACTGACTAACTATAGCTGTTAAGAGGTCGATGAACCGAAAGTGGTTCTGATAGTAGGATGTGTTGGGCTTGGACTAAACCTCTTGGTTATGTCCTTCCTCCATGGTAGGTGCTAGCAGAGTTTGTTGATACCTGGTGTGATGCTAAAAACATAGAACATGATCATGACcacggacatggacacggTCATGGGCATTCTCACGGTCATCATGCCTATGATCATGCCAGTCACTCGGACGACGATGGACTATCTACAATGATTGGCGGATCTGAGATCAAGATGGAAGCCCGCAATCATTCAGTAAGTTATAGCCTTAGAATCGTCCATATTGCATCGTCACGGCCAGAATTACGGTTGAGCTAACAATCAGCAGGTGACTAGTTGTCACCACGAACACAAGCATTGTTCTACCGTCCCGTCCAAGCCTGGCAGAGATCTTGGCTTACTGGGAGTTTTCATCCACGTTGTTGGCGACGCAATCAACAATGTTGGAGTCATCATCTCCGCAATTATCATTTGGAAGTTGGACAGCCCTCACCGATACTATGCCGACCCGGCGATTGGTatcttcatcgccatcatgatATTTCTCACTGCCATCCCCTTGACCAAGAATAGCGGCAGCATTCTCTTACAGATTGCCCCGGGAGGCATCGATCTGGAAGATGTGAAACATGATATTGAAATGGTATGTATACACTGGTCTGACCCGATTCATACACTGGACATGAATGTCTAAAACTGGTCATAGATTCCTGGCATCGAGTCCGTACATGAGCTACACATTTGGCGTCTCGACCAACGTAAATCAGTTGCATCTGCGCATATCGTTATTGACGATAGAACCGTCAAGCAGTTTACTGAAAAGGCGAAAATCATCATGGAGTGCCTTCACGCGTATGGCATTCATTCAGCAACGCTTCAGCCCGAGATTCTGCCTCCTGTCGTAGAGCATATAGAAGATGCTTCAGACGATAGTGAGGCTACGGTTCGACGACGCCGTATCGACCGATCAACTTGTCAGTTGATTTGTGGGAGCGTTTGCGGAGGAATGAGATGCTGCACATGAGGAAACGAGACGAACTAACACCAACGACTGTACAGCGTGTTTTAACAGCAGATATGCTCTGCGTTTCAATTTCAGCTAAGCTTGGCTCAGATAGACTTGAGGGAAATTTCACTTGAATCATCGTACTTTTCGCCATTGTTCTACGCACATACATCGCCGTGAAAGCAACTTTGCAAGTCGTTGGCTCTGCTTTTCAAAGCTGAAAACTGCATATCGAATCTGCCCAACTGTATGTGACTCCCCACTCAACCGCCTCCCTCATTTGATCCATTTACACAAGTATCAATTATCATTTTCCTTCACCTAATGCACATTACCCCATAACAACATCAGTTCATGCAGCTATTGCCTGTGATAATTCCTACCCCTCACCTTAACCACCAGTCCAACTCGGCGATTACCCAAAAGCCGCTCGGTATCGGGTCTTCGGACGACCAGACAGTTGGCTCACCAGACCGGTGAGGAAtatggaccagacatgactgcagcccaacaccatcacaccCACCAGAGCAAACTCGTCAGCCTCAATGCTCCGTAACAGCCAGACCGTACATATCACTTTTTCAATTTGACATTCACAGCTGTAATTTCCTCCCTTGCGTCCCTTGGCGCACGGCCGCAAGACCTTCTCCTTTCAGCAGCACATACTTACGCACACTCACAGCACACATAATACAATACATGGCTGAATTCCCATCCTTTCGGAACTTACCGACAGAAATCCGCATCACAATATGGGAGCTCGTCAAGCCACCCACCCGAGTCATTGGCCAAGTCCCCTGCCGCGAATGCTGGTCTCACTGCTTCAAATGGGCACGAGGCCGAACCGCAGACTGCTCCCCACGCCGCGAATGCGAGCAGGCAAACCACCCAGATTGGCGAGTCCGATACATTGTCCATCCGAAAAGGGACATCATCTTCCCACTACTCCATGCGTGTCATGAATCTCGCGCAGTCTGGCTCTCGAAATTCCACCAGCCCTCGAGATATCTAGTATGTGAGACGGGGGTATCGTCCCCGGACGAAGGGAGTGTGACTTGCCCGGTGAGATTCGACGCGCCCTTCATCAACTACGAGGCGGATATTCTCACCGTCTTCGACGACTGGGGCTACACGGGGGCGCTTAACACGGTCGACCACAGACCGCAGACGGAACAGAGCGAGGTTGACCCGTTTGTCGGACTGCGCAGGCACGAGATTCGGCATGCTGGCTTTTGCGAGAGCGCGGAGGAGCTGTGGTCGggactgctgctgcttgatCTGAGGACGTTGCCGGCGCTGGAGTCACTTACACTTATACGAATGGGTCCGCTGCCCCTGGGGAGTACTCAAGATGGCGAGCTGACCGACTCTTCTGCTCGGGAGATGTATCCCGCGCAATCTCAGAGATTGGACTGCGTGATACCGGAGGTTTTATACCCATACCTGGGCAGTCCTAAGGACAACTTCTTTCATCACTGGCGGCCGCGGGGGAAATTGTTTGAGCCTCGTTCTGAGGCTCCTTCCCACAGAGTGTTTTCTCGGTTCTGGACCGCCTTTCTATGGCATTTACTTCACAGGGACGCGAGGAAGGGGTTCAGCAGAGATTCGTCTAGCTGGTGGAGGTTTATGGAATACGTGGACAGCTGGGTGGGTGAACTTCCCTGCGTGTTGAGTCAAGTAGATGGCTGTGGGGAGGGCGGCCACAGTCGCAGGGACATGTTTGGTTGGATGCCAAAGTTTCGGCTGCGGTGTAAGGTGCTTTGCGAGGAGGGTGAAGTACATGGTTTGAAGGCGCTGGAGGATGCGAATCGGGGTGAGCTTGTGGTTTGGGAGGATGACCCGGTGGGGTTGGAAGGGTTGATGCGGTTATTACCTAGGAGGTATGTGGCGGAATAGAGGCATTATACAGGAATGGTAATTTTAGTATATAAATGTGGGATGCTGGTTGGACATGTCGTGGAAATTGGTGTTGCAATTTAGATACTACAATgctgtactccgtatatgCGGGCTTGTCATACATACAGTATCCGTGACCAACTATTTAATTACGGAGTAGTGTGTTTCCGTTTCCTGTTCGGCATCTCAACCGTCATCAAGGAGATTTATTTACATAATATCCGCAACAATCTCCTAAGCCGCAAAATTCTTCTCCACTAGATCTAGAATCGCGGCCAGCGCGGTTCAACCTTTGATCTCAGCGTTAACTGGGTAATTAATTCCCGCAGCACTAGCACCCACCTTGGGCGAATAACCTCACATGTCCCTTACTTTATTGTTGAGATTTAGTCATATGGCTTGGCGTCACTGCCGTATATGCTGACTTGTAAATTGAAACGGACACACTCTCGCTCTGTTCCTGGTCCGTACATACGGGCAGCCAGGCCTAGTACGCGTGACCTCCATATCCCGTAAGATGAATACTATAGTAAAGTACAGAGAGAAAGTCGATGCATCGGACTACTCTGCACAGCTTGCAGGGCAATATAGAGGGCATTGTCACCACGGATACAGATCCGCTGTCAAAGACGTCCGCGGTAAATGAAGCGCGGGTATTGTGTTCAAACCGCACGGTGACCCAATACTGGTAACTTGGCGTTCCAAATGAATTGTCCGTCCTATTGTGCCCTATCTCTCCAgggagtacggagtagcgAAGTTGAGACGGCCTTGCAAGGCTGAATACTCAATACACCAGAGtcatgaacatggacatcaaGATATCTTCGgcaggcaaggcaaagcGCTGAATAGTGGCCCCCTGGTCTTACAAGGAGCCCTGAATGCCCACTTCTCGCCACAATTTCTCTGGCCACTGGGAACAAAGGGACAATTGGGATGGGGACCAGAAGCCACGGACGCCACCCGAGCGTTTTGGGATGGGAGGGCATGGGACGCCCAGTTCTAGCACTTCCCACCTCGACATCGGCCATCCGTTGGCAAACCATCGCTGAACATGTCGATTTGTGCAGTAGCACCACGGAAACACCTGCCATGGAAGGAATTCATCGACGGTGCTCCAAGGGTCTCGTTTTGGCCGACGGAGAATGATTCGTCTTCGTTGACCTTGatcatcatggccagccaagtcaaCGTGGACCAGCAAAAAAGCAAGGTCGGTCGCTGCCAAGGTTTCTGACCTTGTCAAAGTATCTCTAACGACGGTGTCTTTGGATAATAAGCTGTACCTAGACGTGCAGGGGAGCACTGTCCTCGTGACACGGCTCGGTCAGACACTCACTCTCCAGAACAGAGAGCTCTCCGCGCACTGGAACTGTTAGACGGCAGATCCGCCGCCCACTTCGTAGCATTTTGATGACAAGCCCGCCGTGGCTGGGACGCAGATCGATGGAGCTTGACAGGCTGGCCCAGGCATGCTTGGTCGTGGGCCAGGTCGACGGCCTTGCCGTTTCTCCCCTGTtcttgcttgccttgccttgagACACAGACGGACACAATCCCTCGCCACCTACCACGAGGTTTTGGACGTTTCAAGCAACCGCCGAGTCGCTGCCGAACCGACGGCCCATGGTTGTACCACGAGGTTCGAGGCGAGTGCTCTGCGGCGGCCAAGGGGTCCAGTTACATCATATGCTGATCTAGGTGGGGGGGATTCCAGTAGAGATGTGGTTTAAATCCTTTGTGGAAGCCGGTGAGAAAGGTGAAAGGGTACCCTTGGTGATGAAATCAAGCGATGGCGCTCACAAGCCTGTTACACAAGCTACGTAGTCGACGGTTGTCACGCTTGACCATCTgggaccaccaccaacaacaccagcccaCACATGGAGTACCCTAGCCTGGAGCTTGGAGCCTGGAGCCTCGgacccttcttctgcttgctTATGCGCCAGCGCAATCACAGATCGTTGTGGACCGTTGCTGAGGTGGAACGGGGCGTCGAGAAATGAGGGCATGCCCATCGGGCATCAACAACCGCCATGCTGTCACTTGAAGAAGTGACAGACATAtccatgatgaagatggggTTGGTTCGTAGCAAGCTCAACTTGGTATCCGATTGCCCGGATCCTACCTTGATCACATTTTCCACTGCGAAAAAGTATTGCACCGGTTGATTAGTAGTAGACCGCCGGACACGATGACGATTGGTGTGACGGGTATGTTCGCGTGGAGAAGGGACATCGGAGACTTTGGCAGCCCAGATAACACCACACAATCGTCAATCCTACAGCACCATGAGCACAACCCAATCAGGTCAGTTGTGATATGACAAACTGAGTAATAAAACGAGTgaccaaaagaaacaaaaaatTAATAGTCCCAAGTCCCATGGTTGGCGCACAAGGGACCCTTGACTTTCAACCATGCTGTGAGCTGCGGGCTCAAGCGTGAATGTGGCGGCATGACAATCACTGGGCCGCTTGCCGACGGTCCCGCTTTCACTATGAAGTTTCTTTGCCAACAATCAAGACCTGGTCCCTTGTCAAAGGGATAATCAGAATGGGCAGATGATGAGCCGAAAAGAAGGTTGGATGTGGACCAGGTGGAGGGACTTTCCCAGAGCCTCTCACACCGCAATTTTGCACGATGCGTCACAATGGGGGCCGGGCTTTGCATTTGCTCGCATGTTGACGAACTGTTCGACGGGAAAGGGAAGGCAGATGGCCATTGTCAAACAGGTAATATGGTATGTGCGTCGGCATCGAATGGGTTGACCAGTTTTGTGTACAGTAGAACCTCCTGGAGAGACCGTAGTCGTGCTCGAGGACGCTTCAGCCAGGAAGTGGTGTAAGCGATCCTGGATGTTGCCACTTGCATATCATTCCAATGATATTAACTGACCAGGGGAAAGAGCGTCATAACGCGCAATAATGATAATAGGTCTGTAAATGGGGCCTactgcaaaaaaaaaaaaaaaaaaaaaagaaaccaaaaaaaagaaagaaggtgTGGTGAGTATTCATTGAGGCTGTGAGGGTAACGAATTCTGTGCGACTTTAGCTTTGGATAATGACTGGGAAATGAGGCGGCGATGATGTTCAGCCTTGGGCCAAACGTAAGACACTCTGAGCAGAGAACACTCGGGAGTGTTTTCTTCAACCTGCAATGCTGAAAACAAGCTTTGCAAGGAGGGAGTAATTCCCCACACTTTTCTAGCTGCTGCACATATGTATGTACATCATGCGAGCCCATGTGAGGTGACCGCATGTCTCCCTTGATGCGCGTATGGAGTACATGATACGCCGGGATAGCTGTGGTACACAGGTCCTTTATGGAGTTAGGTATGCGGCTACAATTGCCTGCATATTTGCCACTATCTTCAAGACAGACTGACGAGCCTCGGGCTTCATTCGCAAgctcgccttggccaagacATGAAGGATTGGGCATTGCGGAGGTGGCTGACGGCGTCAAATAGATTCCTATCGATTAATCTTCAGATATCACAAGTTGGCAGCTACTTTACCTGTTCTGGTGACAGCCTAGATGATGGATAGAGAGGATCTGGTAGCCTCTGAAAGGCTACAGATTCGGCCGCTTTAGATCGGTCCTTTTGTCGGTTGGACCTTGGAAACAGCTTGCCCAAGCTCAACGAGAGGGTCACATGGTGGGGAGCTCTCTTCCTTGGCCCTTAAACACCCCTTCGGCAACGTGCAAGGCCACGATTGATGATCCATGATGGGAAAAGCTCCAGATCTAAACCCTAGCCTCTGCCACCAAGTATGACAAAGCTTAAAGGACCTACCTAGTTGGTCCAAAGCTGTGAGCCTCGAATTCCAACACGGGAGGAAAACCATCGGTGCTGCATTTGCGAGGTCCCAAGCTTAACCAGGTAAGTCTGGGGAGCAGGAGTTTGAgtttgatgagatgtgaGTTGGAATGAAAGGACGACGCGCCAAGCTGCGGCATCTGGGACGGCTCGCGCATGCGTTCTCCGTACTCCATGCAGTTGTCTTGTCCCAGCTTCGTGCAATAGCACATGCAGCACAGGGGACGGGATACCCCAGCAATTCCTCAATACGGCAACCAATCTGGCCTGTGCTGCGCCATCCCAGGTCATCAATCAGGCGATTTGGAGCTGGAAACCGCTTACATGGGAGTTACGGAAGTCGATGAGTTCCTAGATGTTGACTGTAGTGCAGAATAGCATGAATCGAGAGAGGTATGCAGGGAAGCTCGGGGGTGATAATTGGCGAACCAGTCCGATCCAGCAACCCGTTTCTGTAACGGTATATAGCGTAACTAGCTCCTTGCAATAacgtactgtactgtacctGTTGAGGGAGCAAAGAAATCACAATCCGTGACTCGCGAACGGAGTAGGGTGGTTTGTGGCACCACCAAAGGATCAAGGGAGGGGCCGGGTGAAGGCATGCCGTTGGCACATTGGCTTTTCCGTGAGTGATTGGTACTGTGTCCTCCTCATGAAGCTTGGTTTGGGTTGACTGGAGGGGGGCTAGAGGAACCCTAGACTTCAGCATCAGCCTAGGCCAGAGGGGATCGAGGCGTTGAGTTCCACATTGAACGCCTCAAGCCTCTGACCCTCCACTTATCACAATAGCTGCTCAACTGGCACCGTGTGGGTGGCAGGCAacaggtactccgtattgcGTACTTCCATGGTTGTTTGGTTGGAGTTGCTTGTGGAACATTGAGGGTGAAACCGTGGAGAGCAGAGGACCAAAGAAAACTCCATACTCAAGTACACACCTCCCTGTCCCCTGCCCAGTCGTCGGTCAAGCACCCAGGTGGTGTTTGTTCCCGCAGATAatccgtactccgtactccgtagtcgGTCACTCTCCGCAAATTAGTACCAACACTGGCCAGCCCTGTACAGAGCCGGGTTGTAAGCTGCagggtgatggtgatgacggaAGGCACGTGCAGGACGTAATTGAATGCATTTTACTCGAATTCTGCGTTGTACCGACCTCTATGGTCAGTCGAATGGCCAGTCAGTAATGCATGGGCCAAATCAAGGTGATGCCGAAGTGTTCTGCGGGACCAACGGATTGTAACTGTTCCAGGCCGGTGTTCGAAGAATCATATTGGAAAATTGGACCTTTAGCTTCCCTGCTCAAGCATGGCTGGGCAGGCAAGAATGACAGGGCAGGGCATGGTTTGTCGAAGGGACTAACAGAGAAcggcgaggcgaggcgaggcgaaTGTGcgagacaagacaagacaagacatttgaagtcatcaatgtcaatcGGCCCTAGACTAGACcactagaccagaccagacgtggGTGGCACTCGACCCGGGTTTCTGGGTCCGTCGCCATGCCTGCCCACTTTCActccattgaccagaccattgaccagactcaacgagaccagacatggactctttggcttgggcttggccgCGACTCGACTAGGAGTCACAGAAGACACACGCTAGGCTGGCCCCAAGTTAACTTAATGCTTCCCTGTCCTCCACCCCATCGCCACCCTCCTGTTTGCTCTGTTCTCGATGCTTTGCTCTGCTTGCTAGCTTGTGTTCTGCTCTGCTCGACGTTGACCTTTTGCTGTCTATTGTCAGCACTCTGCTCCAGACTTTCCATCCTGTCTGTCGTCCTCTttccccatcaccaccaccaccgccaacaacatcacccctccccctccctccctctctctctctcttcagccaagccaaacaacAAATCAAAAGGAATTCTGTTCCTTTTTCCTGCTGGGCATCGGAGCGATTTTTGGACTTATCGTGAGCCTTGCTGGCCCTCGTTTCTGTCCTTTTCCTGCTGTTCCCTCCTGCCTGGTCCAAgccaacaaaaacaaaaagcaacaCATCTGGGCAGCTCCTTCCCAATTATCGCGCCGCGGCATCCGGTACTCGGAGGAGGTCGGGCAACTTTTGCACGAAAGCAACATTCACGCACATGCACTCTGAACTTGGTTATTTTTGTCATCGATCTTCCTGCCCGactttttttcttttgctcgTCTGATCCAGTATACGACCTGTTATATTCATTGCGCATCTTCTTCCGGCTCACCGATACTTCTTTCATTACACGTGCGCGAGCTGTCTTTTGCGGGCTGGGGTCTTAAAATATaccaacttgccaaattCCATTGCGCCCATTCGCCAGTCTTTGCGACTCACCTCTCGTCCACCGCCTTCCTTTCAACGCCACCGCTTGACTGAGATACCCGATTACCGAGCATCAAAATCCTCTGGTTCGCATAGCCATATTGCCACAGCCTGTTTGTCGCCTCTTCTATCCTCTGGTTCCCGAATAACGTCTTCTTACCTCCTGTCCTGGGGCTTGTCAGTCAGTGACGTGCGAGCTGTGTCAGTGACTCAGTGTTGCTGAACTTGCTGCCACCGCACTCAGAAAAatcgtcgtcttcaagcCAGTTCATGGTTACTATGCATGCCCCACGGGAGTCGTTTAATTTACTctctctgatgatgatggctgttCACTGGACTTGAACTACTTGTTCGCACTGACTTTGACAGAAGTCTTTTTCGATTTCGAAAGTGACAAGGTTCCCTTCGTTTGACCTTGATGCTTGGCCTGACCAGCTATTTATACCAACCACGTTGCCGTCACTGCTCGATGGGCACTCGTCTTCAACATGTTGGGACGACTGCTTCATTTGGGCTCTGGAGGCACTGCCACCCCTACCGTTGAGCCAAACAGCAATAACATATCTCGCCCCATTTTGTCTCTCGAATCAGTCCAGGAGGATATACATACACGCAACCTTCTCTTCCCCGATGCCCATGCGTTGTATCAGCACCGGAACGATCAAGTTTTCCCGTTATCAACTACTCCTACTACCCCAGGCATATCCACGGCAAACGCTTTCGACTATAGTGAGGATGTCGATCTCGATGTTAAGGATGTCCGCGTTATTGTGATGCAGGATGCTTTGGGGCCAGCTAATTCGTCCCTATTGTTCGACAGCCACCCGCCTCCAGAGTCTGTTACGAATTCGGATAGGTCCCCCGTGCGGCAGGAAGCTAGAAGAGCCCCTATTTCGACGCGCAAAGGTAGTTTGACACAGTCAGCGAGGCCATTGGTCATCCAGTCCGACAGCCCTCAACCTCGCCAAGGAGCCTTTGATCGCCGAGCATCTATTCACAGTCGGAGCCAGAGCTACAACGAAACTGAATCGCAGAGAGCAGCGCGCGAGTATAGGGAAGAACTGGCGACCTTTTCCAGCTGCATCTTCGGCAACTCTGAGCTCATGGCCTATAAGGGGACATCCACCAAGGTTCATGTTGTGCCTAGTGATGCACGCACCAGTGATTCAGCTACGTCGTCCATCTTTGGCGATGGAAGGAGCTCCATTGGCCGCTCTAGTGGCCGTTCCAGCAAGCTTTCACAATCCTACTCGTCTCAGACCATCTCGCCCACAATTGGGACCTCCCAGACTCTTGGAGGGGCGGCACCGCGCCCGAGTGACAAACGCAAAGTTCTCATCACCAGGCTATTCCCTGTGAACCTCACCCCCGATGATACGGATTCCAGCATCACACCACAGAACCGCTATTCGGACGAGAATAGCGGATTCCCTTTCCCTTCCCAAGGAGACGAATCCTTAcacaagaaaaagaagccACAGCCGAAGCAGAGACGCACACCTATGTATGCAGTCGTGCTAGTGGTGCAGATTCCTAGACCATCATCCAGAATCTCCTCTGCCGTGCCGTCCAAGTCGGCCTTCCGCGAGTCTGGGTCataccaagaccaagacttcTTTTCCTCGTCTTACAACTCTGCAAAGGCCGGTTGGAATATGATGTCTGCATCCGGAATGTATGGAGAAACAGCAGATTCTCCGGACATGGAAGATAGAATCGATTCCTTGACCCGCCATTGGGACATCATCATGAGAACCCTGACACATCTCCAATCACTCGTCGCCACAACCATACACTCCATGCTCAAGCAAGCAGATCTCACATCACCAGGCCCTTATTCAGGGTCATCTGGATCGAATTTTGTCTCTCGCACACCATCATTGACAGATCGGCGCGGAAATGAGATGCCTCGAGCTAAGCCACCTAAGAGCACTACCAAGCTCGTCTCATTATGGCCGAATTGCCTTGCGGATGATATCAACATTGCTTCTGAAGTCGGCTTGGCGCGGAGCAGAATCGTGATGGGACTTAGCGCAGCTCGTGTTATTACTGGCCAAGGCAGATGGGGCATTTGGCGAGAC
Protein-coding sequences here:
- a CDS encoding Cd2+/Zn2+ transporter protein (similar to Metarhizium robertsii ARSEF 23 XP_007822577.2), encoding MPAFSITRKQRLIATIAISAAFFVAELIAGCYTHSLALIADAFHYLSDLVGFVVALVALMVSERSQPPPKEYTFGWQRATLLGAFFNGVFLFALGVSILVQAIERFTHTIKVDEPKVVLIVGCVGLGLNLLVMSFLHEHDHDHGHGHGHGHSHGHHAYDHASHSDDDGLSTMIGGSEIKMEARNHSVTSCHHEHKHCSTVPSKPGRDLGLLGVFIHVVGDAINNVGVIISAIIIWKLDSPHRYYADPAIGIFIAIMIFLTAIPLTKNSGSILLQIAPGGIDLEDVKHDIEMIPGIESVHELHIWRLDQRKSVASAHIVIDDRTVKQFTEKAKIIMECLHAYGIHSATLQPEILPPVVEHIEDASDDSEATVRRRRIDRSTSHIIQYMAEFPSFRNLPTEIRITIWELVKPPTRVIGQVPCRECWSHCFKWARGRTADCSPRRECEQANHPDWRVRYIVHPKRDIIFPLLHACHESRAVWLSKFHQPSRYLVCETGVSSPDEGSVTCPVRFDAPFINYEADILTVFDDWGYTGALNTVDHRPQTEQSEVDPFVGLRRHEIRHAGFCESAEELWSGLLLLDLRTLPALESLTLIRMGPLPLGSTQDGELTDSSAREMYPAQSQRLDCVIPEVLYPYLGSPKDNFFHHWRPRGKLFEPRSEAPSHRVFSRFWTAFLWHLLHRDARKGFSRDSSSWWRFMEYVDSWVGELPCVLSQVDGCGEGGHSRRDMFGWMPKFRLRCKVLCEEGEVHGLKALEDANRGELVVWEDDPVGLEGLMRLLPRRYVAE